In a single window of the Ancylobacter polymorphus genome:
- a CDS encoding proline iminopeptidase-family hydrolase, translating into MSAAASVEGFMPFRGYETWYRVTGDLAGPRLPLVVAHGGPGCTHDYVDAFKGITALDGRAVIHYDQLGNGKSTHLTEKGPEFWTVDLFLAELDALLAHLGIAGRYAFLGQSWGGMLGAEHAVRRPEGLKALIIANSPANMHTWVAEANRLRRDLPAEVQATLLAHEAAGTLTHPDYIKASMAFYDRHVCRVTPWPAEVARTFAAMDADNTVYRHMNGPTEFHVIGTMKDWTIEDRLPQIAAPTLLISGAHDEATPEVVRPYREKVPDIRWVLFADSSHMPHVEETEACLATVSDFLREHDERG; encoded by the coding sequence ATGAGCGCAGCCGCCAGTGTGGAAGGGTTCATGCCCTTTCGGGGCTATGAGACCTGGTACCGCGTGACGGGCGATCTCGCCGGGCCGCGCCTGCCGCTCGTGGTGGCGCATGGCGGGCCGGGCTGCACCCATGATTATGTCGACGCCTTCAAGGGCATCACCGCGCTCGATGGCCGGGCCGTCATTCACTACGACCAGCTCGGCAATGGCAAATCGACCCATCTGACGGAGAAGGGGCCGGAGTTCTGGACCGTCGACCTGTTCCTGGCGGAACTCGACGCCCTGCTTGCCCATCTCGGCATTGCCGGGCGCTATGCCTTTCTCGGCCAGTCCTGGGGCGGCATGCTCGGCGCCGAGCACGCGGTGCGGCGGCCGGAAGGGCTGAAGGCGCTCATCATCGCCAATTCACCCGCCAACATGCACACCTGGGTCGCCGAGGCAAACCGGCTGCGCCGCGACCTTCCCGCCGAGGTGCAGGCGACGCTGCTGGCCCACGAGGCCGCCGGCACCCTAACCCATCCCGATTACATCAAGGCCTCGATGGCGTTCTATGACCGCCATGTCTGCCGGGTTACGCCCTGGCCGGCGGAGGTCGCGCGCACCTTTGCGGCGATGGACGCGGACAACACGGTCTATCGCCACATGAACGGGCCGACCGAGTTCCACGTCATCGGCACGATGAAGGACTGGACGATCGAGGACCGGCTGCCGCAGATCGCCGCGCCGACACTGCTGATCTCGGGCGCGCATGACGAGGCGACGCCGGAGGTGGTGCGGCCCTATCGCGAGAAGGTGCCGGACATTCGCTGGGTGCTGTTCGCCGATTCCAGCCACATGCCGCATGTGGAAGAGACGGAAGCGTGCCTCGCCACCGTCTCCGACTTCCTCAGGGAGCACGACGAGCGGGGCTGA
- the phnX gene encoding phosphonoacetaldehyde hydrolase — protein sequence MNAMSLSHLKAVVFDWAGTVVDFGSLAPMGAFVDAFAAFNVAISIDEARVPMGMAKRPHVAALLAMPRIAAEWQRVHGHAPGEADIDAVYEVFVPKNIAVAADYADLIPGAADMAAFVRAQGLKIGSTTGYTREIMAKITPIAAAQGFVADAMACTGDVPDGRPTPFLMWKVLTDLQVYPPFTVVKIDDTEVGIAEGLNAGAWTVGVAVSGNVFGLSRADTEALPPAEFAARRALAVSKLAAAGAHYVIDSVADLPAVLAVINGRLARGERP from the coding sequence ATGAACGCCATGTCACTGTCTCACCTGAAGGCCGTCGTTTTTGACTGGGCCGGCACCGTCGTCGATTTCGGCTCGCTGGCCCCGATGGGCGCGTTCGTCGACGCCTTCGCCGCCTTCAATGTCGCGATCAGCATCGACGAGGCGCGGGTGCCGATGGGCATGGCCAAGCGACCGCATGTGGCGGCGCTGCTCGCCATGCCGCGCATCGCCGCCGAATGGCAGCGCGTGCATGGCCACGCGCCGGGCGAAGCGGATATCGACGCGGTCTATGAGGTGTTCGTGCCGAAGAACATCGCCGTGGCGGCCGATTACGCCGACCTGATCCCCGGCGCGGCGGACATGGCGGCGTTTGTGCGGGCGCAGGGGCTGAAGATCGGCAGCACCACCGGCTACACGCGCGAGATCATGGCGAAGATCACGCCCATCGCGGCCGCGCAGGGCTTCGTCGCCGACGCCATGGCCTGCACCGGCGACGTGCCCGATGGCCGCCCGACGCCCTTCCTGATGTGGAAGGTGCTGACCGACCTTCAGGTCTACCCGCCTTTCACCGTGGTCAAGATCGACGACACCGAGGTCGGCATCGCCGAAGGGCTGAACGCGGGCGCCTGGACGGTGGGCGTCGCGGTCTCCGGCAATGTGTTCGGTCTCTCGCGCGCCGACACCGAGGCGCTGCCGCCCGCCGAGTTCGCCGCCCGCCGGGCGCTTGCCGTATCCAAGCTGGCCGCGGCGGGGGCGCATTACGTCATCGACAGCGTCGCCGACCTGCCGGCGGTGCTGGCCGTCATCAATGGCCGTCTGGCGCGGGGCGAGCGGCCCTAA
- a CDS encoding metal/formaldehyde-sensitive transcriptional repressor — MSHLMTPNPALLARVQRIAGQVAAIERSLAGGADCADLLHLVAATRGAIGGLMEKIVEEHLHAHVADPDLTPAARAEGARELMDAIRRYSK; from the coding sequence ATGTCGCATCTCATGACGCCCAATCCGGCTCTTCTCGCCCGTGTCCAGCGCATTGCCGGGCAGGTGGCGGCGATCGAGCGCAGCCTGGCCGGGGGCGCCGATTGCGCCGATCTCCTGCACCTCGTCGCCGCCACGCGTGGCGCCATCGGCGGCCTGATGGAGAAGATCGTCGAAGAGCATCTCCACGCCCATGTCGCCGACCCCGACCTCACCCCCGCCGCCCGGGCCGAGGGCGCGCGCGAGCTGATGGACGCCATCCGCCGCTACAGCAAATAG
- the dmeF gene encoding CDF family Co(II)/Ni(II) efflux transporter DmeF: MAPLPDPQAFAHPHEFLSARHDESSRRTRLVVLLTAVMMVGEIAAGFYTGSMALLADGFHMATHAGALGIAALAYGYARRHAADARYSFGTGKVGDLAGFASAAILAIVAAAMAVESLLRLYQPVEVAFGEAALVAVLGLIVNLVSAFLLGGGHAHAHEHSHGHTHDHDHGHPHHHAVGGGDNNLRGAYLHVLADALTSVLAIFALIAGGSLGWVWLDPAMGVFGGLVIARWAWSLMRDTAAVLLDTTDAEVAGEVTQAVEGPGDVRIADLHVWRIGPEAHAAIISVVAPLGVTCEAIRARLAPVHELKHVTVECRHAA; encoded by the coding sequence ATGGCCCCGCTGCCGGATCCGCAGGCCTTCGCCCACCCGCACGAATTTCTCAGCGCCCGCCATGACGAGAGCTCGCGGCGCACGCGGCTCGTCGTGCTGCTGACGGCGGTGATGATGGTCGGAGAGATCGCCGCCGGGTTTTATACCGGCTCCATGGCCCTGCTGGCCGACGGGTTTCACATGGCGACCCATGCCGGTGCGCTCGGCATCGCCGCCCTCGCCTATGGTTATGCCCGACGGCATGCGGCGGATGCCCGTTACAGTTTCGGCACCGGCAAGGTCGGCGATCTCGCCGGCTTCGCTTCGGCGGCGATCCTCGCCATCGTCGCCGCCGCTATGGCTGTTGAATCGCTGCTGCGGCTGTACCAGCCGGTGGAGGTGGCATTCGGCGAGGCTGCGCTGGTGGCGGTGCTGGGGCTGATCGTCAATCTGGTCAGCGCTTTCCTGCTCGGCGGCGGCCACGCGCACGCGCACGAACATTCGCATGGCCATACGCATGATCATGATCATGGACACCCGCATCACCACGCCGTCGGCGGTGGCGACAATAATCTGCGCGGTGCCTATCTGCATGTGCTGGCCGACGCGCTGACCTCGGTGCTCGCCATTTTCGCGCTCATCGCCGGCGGCAGCCTGGGCTGGGTGTGGCTCGACCCGGCCATGGGCGTGTTCGGCGGCCTCGTCATTGCCCGTTGGGCGTGGAGCCTGATGCGCGACACCGCCGCCGTGCTGCTCGACACCACCGATGCGGAGGTGGCGGGCGAGGTGACACAGGCCGTCGAGGGTCCCGGCGATGTCCGCATCGCCGATCTGCATGTCTGGCGCATCGGCCCGGAGGCGCATGCCGCCATCATCAGCGTCGTCGCGCCGTTGGGCGTCACCTGCGAGGCCATCCGCGCCCGACTGGCGCCGGTGCATGAGCTCAAGCACGTGACCGTCGAGTGCCGGCACGCCGCCTGA
- a CDS encoding L,D-transpeptidase family protein encodes MNLLRTFFLLGFALLLAGCASMDGDDRGSIPIPQKLMQEMAAKGMTPDDPIMVRIYKQESELEVWKRTRSGRYALLKTYPLCRWSGKLGPKTREGDRQAPEGFYTVTRGQLNPRSQYYLSFNLGYPNALEQALGYSGSALMVHGACTSAGCYAMTNDGVGEVYALARDALAAGQPGFQVQSLPFRMTPANLAEHRANPNMAYWRNLKEGTDLFAVTRVPPNVSACGGRYRFTPGTEPAPAPTDPLAPCPAIAPDAALVAAASKQAQDEQAIAALAASRPPANASYVDGGMHPSFRDILRRSGPQKLAAMTSGGKIPVSEPTAALADPYKGAEQGYEEGDSAN; translated from the coding sequence ATGAACCTGTTGCGCACCTTTTTCCTGCTCGGCTTCGCCCTGCTCCTCGCCGGCTGCGCGAGCATGGACGGCGATGATCGCGGCTCGATCCCCATTCCGCAGAAGCTGATGCAGGAGATGGCCGCCAAGGGCATGACGCCCGACGACCCGATCATGGTGCGCATCTACAAGCAGGAGAGCGAGCTGGAGGTGTGGAAGCGCACCCGTTCCGGCCGCTATGCCCTGCTCAAGACCTATCCGCTTTGCCGCTGGTCGGGCAAGCTCGGGCCGAAGACCCGCGAGGGCGACCGGCAGGCGCCGGAGGGCTTCTACACCGTCACGCGCGGCCAGCTGAATCCGCGCTCGCAATATTACCTCTCCTTCAATCTCGGCTATCCCAACGCCCTCGAACAGGCGCTCGGCTACAGCGGCAGCGCGCTGATGGTGCATGGCGCCTGCACCTCCGCCGGCTGCTACGCCATGACCAATGACGGCGTCGGCGAGGTCTATGCGCTGGCGCGCGACGCGCTCGCCGCCGGCCAGCCCGGGTTCCAGGTGCAGTCCCTGCCCTTCCGCATGACGCCCGCCAATCTGGCCGAGCACCGCGCCAACCCGAACATGGCCTATTGGCGCAATCTGAAGGAAGGCACCGACCTGTTCGCCGTCACCCGTGTGCCGCCCAATGTCTCGGCCTGCGGCGGACGCTACCGCTTCACGCCGGGCACTGAGCCGGCGCCGGCACCGACCGACCCGCTCGCGCCCTGCCCGGCCATAGCGCCTGACGCCGCCCTGGTCGCGGCGGCGAGTAAGCAGGCGCAGGATGAGCAGGCCATCGCCGCCCTCGCCGCAAGCCGCCCACCGGCTAATGCCTCCTATGTCGATGGCGGCATGCACCCGAGCTTCCGTGACATTCTGCGCCGCTCCGGCCCGCAGAAGCTGGCGGCGATGACCTCGGGCGGCAAGATCCCGGTGAGCGAGCCGACCGCCGCCCTCGCCGATCCCTATAAGGGCGCCGAGCAGGGCTATGAGGAAGGCGACAGCGCCAATTAG
- the eutC gene encoding ethanolamine ammonia-lyase subunit EutC: MSEVREDTAAEPIDAAVIEDSWRRLAGITPARIALGRAGTGLPTREVLRFALAHAQARDAVHLPFDSARMAAEVAALGFETLEVTSAAPARDAYLCRPDLGRRLSDESRALLEARAGASVDLALVVADGLSSTAIHAQAVPFLSAFKARIAEAGWSVGPVSIASQARVALGDEVGERLKASACVVLIGERPGLSSPDSLGLYLTFAPRAGRSDAERNCISNVRGEGLSHEHAAFKLAWLLKEALARRVTGVTLKDESDLLLIGGRPPPVRIG; encoded by the coding sequence ATGAGCGAGGTGCGGGAAGACACAGCCGCCGAGCCGATCGACGCGGCGGTGATCGAGGACAGCTGGCGCCGGCTCGCCGGAATCACGCCGGCCCGAATTGCGCTGGGGCGCGCCGGCACCGGCTTGCCGACGCGTGAGGTGCTGCGCTTCGCCCTCGCTCATGCGCAGGCGCGCGATGCGGTGCATCTGCCCTTCGATTCCGCCCGCATGGCGGCAGAAGTCGCGGCACTGGGTTTCGAGACTCTGGAAGTGACCTCCGCCGCCCCGGCGCGCGACGCCTATCTGTGCCGCCCCGATCTCGGGCGCCGGCTCTCCGACGAAAGCCGGGCGCTGCTGGAGGCGCGGGCGGGGGCGTCGGTCGATCTGGCGCTCGTGGTGGCGGACGGGCTCTCATCCACCGCGATCCACGCGCAGGCGGTGCCGTTCCTCTCGGCTTTCAAGGCGCGGATCGCCGAGGCCGGCTGGAGCGTCGGGCCGGTCTCTATCGCGTCGCAGGCGCGTGTGGCTCTGGGGGACGAGGTGGGGGAACGGCTGAAGGCGAGTGCCTGCGTGGTGCTGATCGGCGAGCGGCCGGGCCTGTCCTCGCCGGACAGTCTCGGGCTCTACCTCACCTTCGCCCCGCGCGCCGGCCGCTCCGATGCCGAGCGCAACTGCATTTCCAATGTACGCGGCGAAGGGCTGTCGCACGAGCACGCCGCCTTCAAGCTCGCCTGGCTGCTGAAGGAGGCGCTGGCGCGCCGCGTCACCGGGGTGACGCTCAAGGACGAGAGCGACCTGCTGCTGATCGGCGGCCGCCCGCCGCCGGTGCGGATCGGCTGA
- a CDS encoding ethanolamine ammonia-lyase subunit EutB codes for MAYRTVAGSHVYAFADLKDLMAKATPLRSGDMLAGIAAATAEENVAARMCLADVPLTTFLNEALVPYEEDEVTRLIIDTHDAAAFRPISHMTVGDFRDFLLSTGATSEALAALAPAITPEMAAAVSKLMRNQDLIAVAKKCRVVTRFRNTIGLPGTMAVRLQPNHPTDDPAGVTASILDGLLYGCGDAVIGINPASDSVPVLSELLKLIDGIIQRFDIPTQACVLTHVTTSTEVINRGVPVDLVFQSVAGTQKANASFGIDLATLKEGREAALSLKRGALGDNVMYFETGQGSALSANAHYGVDQQTLEARAYAVCRPFKPLLVNTVVGFIGPEYLYDGKQIIRAGLEDHFCGKLMGVPLGCDVCYTNHAEADQDDMDTLMTLLGAAGVTYIMGIPGSDDVMLNYQSTSFHDQLYLREVLGLKRAPEFEAWLQRMGITDPGGRLKTQRGSHPLLAAAPELAA; via the coding sequence ATGGCCTACCGCACCGTCGCCGGATCGCATGTTTACGCCTTCGCCGATCTGAAGGACCTGATGGCGAAAGCGACGCCGCTACGCTCCGGCGACATGCTGGCCGGCATCGCCGCCGCGACGGCGGAAGAAAACGTCGCCGCCCGCATGTGCCTCGCCGACGTGCCGCTGACCACCTTCCTCAACGAGGCGCTGGTGCCTTATGAGGAAGACGAGGTTACACGCCTCATCATCGACACGCATGACGCTGCCGCCTTCCGCCCGATCTCGCACATGACGGTGGGCGATTTTCGCGACTTCCTGCTCTCAACCGGCGCCACCAGCGAGGCGCTCGCCGCCCTTGCCCCGGCGATTACGCCCGAAATGGCGGCGGCCGTCTCCAAGCTGATGCGCAACCAGGACCTGATCGCGGTCGCCAAGAAGTGCCGGGTGGTGACGCGCTTCCGCAACACGATCGGCCTGCCCGGCACCATGGCGGTGCGGCTCCAGCCCAACCATCCCACCGACGATCCCGCCGGCGTCACCGCCTCCATCCTCGACGGGCTGCTCTATGGCTGCGGCGATGCGGTGATCGGCATCAACCCGGCTTCCGACAGCGTGCCGGTGCTGAGCGAACTGCTGAAGCTGATCGACGGCATCATCCAGCGCTTCGACATCCCGACGCAGGCCTGCGTGCTGACCCATGTCACGACCTCCACCGAGGTGATCAATCGCGGCGTGCCGGTCGATCTCGTCTTCCAGTCAGTGGCGGGCACGCAGAAGGCGAATGCCTCCTTCGGCATCGACCTCGCCACGCTGAAGGAGGGCCGCGAGGCGGCGCTCTCGCTCAAGCGCGGCGCGCTCGGCGACAATGTGATGTATTTCGAGACCGGCCAGGGGTCGGCGCTGTCGGCCAACGCCCATTACGGTGTCGACCAGCAGACGCTGGAAGCGCGCGCTTATGCGGTGTGCCGGCCGTTCAAGCCGCTGCTGGTGAACACGGTGGTCGGCTTCATCGGGCCGGAATATCTCTATGACGGCAAGCAGATCATCCGCGCCGGGCTGGAGGACCATTTCTGCGGCAAGCTGATGGGCGTGCCGCTCGGCTGCGACGTCTGCTACACCAACCATGCCGAGGCCGACCAGGACGACATGGACACGCTGATGACGCTGCTCGGCGCGGCGGGCGTGACCTATATCATGGGCATTCCCGGCTCGGACGACGTGATGCTGAACTACCAGTCCACCTCGTTCCACGATCAGCTTTATCTTCGCGAGGTGCTCGGGCTGAAGCGGGCGCCGGAATTCGAGGCGTGGCTGCAGCGCATGGGGATCACCGACCCCGGCGGGCGGCTGAAGACGCAGCGCGGCAGCCATCCGCTGCTCGCGGCCGCGCCGGAGCTGGCGGCATGA
- a CDS encoding alpha/beta fold hydrolase encodes MATFILIHGSWHWGGCFQKVANLLGAAGHAVIAPDLASHGFDPTPTAAVTDISIYAAPVRAALEEIEGKAILVGHSVGGATCTWLGEEMPERIEALVYLTGFMAPNGKTARDFVMTPAYLKDPAIVETQGMLRLGKEGLGLDLSRRDLIARSLYSDCSAHDIDRALPNLVRLTPHAPFAAISAITPHRFGRLRRHYIECLQDRGLPLAVQREMQAAVPGAHVHALDTGHSPFFSAPEAVAELLLNIR; translated from the coding sequence ATGGCCACCTTCATTCTCATTCACGGCTCCTGGCATTGGGGCGGCTGCTTCCAGAAAGTGGCGAACCTGCTCGGCGCCGCCGGCCATGCGGTGATCGCGCCGGACCTCGCCAGCCACGGTTTCGACCCCACGCCCACCGCCGCCGTCACCGACATTTCCATCTACGCCGCCCCGGTGCGCGCGGCGCTGGAGGAGATCGAGGGCAAGGCGATCCTCGTCGGCCATTCCGTCGGCGGGGCCACCTGCACCTGGCTGGGTGAGGAAATGCCGGAGCGTATCGAGGCGCTGGTCTATCTCACCGGCTTCATGGCGCCCAACGGCAAGACAGCGCGCGACTTCGTCATGACGCCGGCCTATCTCAAGGACCCGGCCATCGTCGAGACGCAGGGCATGCTCCGCCTCGGCAAGGAGGGGCTCGGCCTCGATCTCTCCCGCCGCGACCTCATCGCCCGTTCGCTCTATTCCGACTGCAGCGCGCATGACATCGACCGCGCCCTGCCCAATCTCGTGCGCCTCACCCCGCACGCGCCCTTCGCCGCCATCTCGGCCATCACCCCGCACCGCTTCGGCCGCCTGCGCCGGCACTACATCGAATGCTTGCAGGACCGCGGCCTGCCGCTGGCCGTGCAGCGGGAAATGCAGGCGGCGGTGCCGGGCGCCCATGTCCACGCGCTCGACACCGGCCATTCGCCATTCTTCAGCGCGCCGGAGGCCGTGGCGGAGCTGTTATTGAACATCCGCTGA